A genomic window from Sebastes fasciatus isolate fSebFas1 chromosome 7, fSebFas1.pri, whole genome shotgun sequence includes:
- the kcnj13 gene encoding inward rectifier potassium channel 13 — protein MTTKSNSSVLGGKASSSPLLSSPPRQRLVTKDGHCALRPPMCSAGSWRAALGRAWLLALQDLWGLLVGLRWRWVLLAFCASFLAHWLLFACMWYLLAHLNGDLAVQDHDAPPLGHVVCVKHITSFTAAFSFSLETQLTIGYGTMFPSGDCPSAIALLAVQMLLGLMLEAFITGAFVAKIARPQKRAGAIQFSPQAVVGQHQGQKCLILRATNLLKRPLMDVKVSAVLYEEHEGQALHQTSLDFHLDHLGQQPCPFFIFPLTFYHPLDRQSPLYPSLCEGTSNHFELVVFLSALQEGTGDSCQKRTSYLRQEMQFDRCFVPALGLDARGRYMVSTQHFDTAHSKDCVVQINGDGSNDRME, from the exons ATGACAACCAAATCCAATAGCAGCGTTCTGGGTGGCAAggcttcctcctctcctctcttgtcctctCCACCCCGCCAACGCCTGGTCACCAAAGATGGACACTGTGCCCTGCGTCCACCTATGTGCTCTGCAGGCTCGTGGCGCGCGGCCTTGGGCAGAGCCTGGTTGCTGGCCCTGCAGGACCTGTGGGGATTACTGGTGGGTCTGCGCTGGAGGTGGGTCCTGCTTGCCTTCTGCGCCTCCTTCCTGGCCCACTGGCTGCTGTTTGCCTGCATGTGGTACTTGCTGGCCCACCTCAACGGAGACCTGGCTGTGCAGGATCACGACGCCCCCCCACTGGGACATGTGGTTTGTGTGAAGCACATAACCAGCTTCACTGCTGCCTTTTCCTTCTCCCTGGAGACACAGCTGACCATCGGCTACGGCACCATGTTCCCCAGTGGGGACTGTCCGAGTGCCATAGCACTGCTGGCTGTGCAGATGCTGCTGGGGCTCATGCTGGAAGCATTCATCACAG GTGCATTTGTAGCCAAGATTGCACGTCCCCAGAAGCGAGCGGGAGCCATCCAGTTCAGCCCCCAGGCGGTGGTGGGCCAACACCAGGGCCAGAAGTGTCTCATTCTACGAGCCACCAACCTGCTGAAGCGACCCCTGATGGACGTAAAAGTGAGTGCCGTGCTCTACGAGGAGCATGAAGGTCAGGCCCTGCACCAGACCTCTCTGGACTTCCACTTGGATCATCTAGGCCAGCAGCCGTGTCCCTTCTTCATCTTCCCACTCACCTTTTACCACCCCCTAGACCGTCAGAGCCCCCTCTACCCCTCCCTGTGTGAGGGCACATCCAACCACTTTGAGTTGGTGGTCTTCCTGTCGGCCTTGCAGGAGGGAACTGGCGACTCCTGCCAGAAGAGGACCTCCTACCTGCGCCAAGAAATGCAGTTTGACCGTTGCTTTGTCCCCGCCTTGGGGCTGGATGCTCGGGGGAGATACATGGTGAGCACCCAGCACTTTGACACGGCCCACTCAAAGGACTGTGTGGTGCAGATCAACGGTGATGGCAGCAACGACAGGATGGAGTAA
- the efhd1 gene encoding EF-hand domain-containing protein D1 — protein sequence MASEELARKLQSRLAITQETEPRPEPDHNQNQDQNKSPSPVPSPVRPKPQQEAEAACGDSSSELSAKLTRRQDINEGTAAPRLTRVFNPHTEFKEFSRKQIKDMETMFKRYDTGKDGFIDLMELKLMMEKLGAPQTHLGLKNMIKEVDEDFDGKLSFREFLLIFRRAAAGELQEESGLMALARLSEINVSTEGVMGAKDFFEAKMQALSVGSKFEAEIREEKEERKKQDEDKKQRQAAFKQLQSTFCS from the exons ATGGCGTCTGAAGAGCTCGCTAGGAAGCTGCAGTCTCGGCTGGCCATTACGCAGGAGACTGAGCCGAGGCCGGAGCCAGACcacaaccagaaccaggaccagaACAAGAGCCCGAGCCCAGTCCCGAGCCCGGTCCGACCCAAACCGCAGCAGGAGGCCGAGGCAGCCTGCGGAGACTCGTCCTCCGAGCTGTCCGCCAAGCTGACCCGCAGGCAGGACATCAACGAGGGCACCGCTGCTCCGAGACTCACCCGCGTCTTCAACCCCCACACGGAGTTCAAGGAGTTCTCCCGCAAGCAGATCAAGGACATGGAGACCATGTTCAAACG GTATGACACTGGTAAAGACGGCTTCATTGACCTGATGGAGCTGAAGCTGATGATGGAGAAGCTGGGAGCCCCACAAACCCACCTGGGCCTCAAGAACATGATCAAAGAGGTGGATGAAGACTTCGATGGCAAGCTGAGCTTCAGAGAG TTCCTGTTGATCTTCCGGAGAGCAGCAGCCGGcgagctgcaggaggagagtGGTCTGATGGCTCTGGCCAGGCTGTCCGAGATCAACGTCTCCACTGAGGGGGTGATGGGGGCCAAGGACTTCTTTGAAGCCAAG ATGCAGGCTCTGTCTGTGGGCAGCAAGTTTGAGGCTGAGATtcgagaggaaaaagaagaacgCAAGAAACAGGACGAggataaaaaacagagacaagcCGCCTTCAAGCAGCTGCAGTCGACCTTCTGCTCCTGA